Proteins encoded by one window of Micromonospora coxensis:
- a CDS encoding MFS transporter, producing MTGTALDPSPSPPAVRPLRAVSGAVATTIASVLPVFLVGGLAVQMGDDLGFSPAGLGLAVSVYFGVSALASVPSGRLVERYGAAVVGRAGILLAAGCLLAIAVLARSYPTLLVLLGLSAAANALGQLASNAALARHVPARRQGLSFGVKQAAIPASTLLAGAAVPTIALTAGWRWAFAAAAVAALAALPAVPPAQARPAARAAGTRGGRATAALVVVGVAATLAAAAANALGTFLVDSAAARGLAPGLAGLTLTLGSAVCVTARVAGGWLADRRAEGHVSVIAGMLVVGAVGLGLLAMTGAVPLVAGVVLGFGLGWAWPGLMNFAVVKLHPQAPAAATSITQTGVYAGGCLGPLGLGATAAAVGYPVMWLTAAVAMLAAAALMLLGSRMLTAQG from the coding sequence ATGACCGGAACCGCCCTCGACCCGTCGCCGAGCCCGCCCGCGGTGCGCCCGCTGCGCGCCGTGTCCGGAGCCGTCGCCACCACCATCGCCTCCGTGCTGCCGGTCTTCCTGGTCGGCGGCCTCGCCGTACAGATGGGGGACGACCTCGGCTTCTCCCCCGCCGGGCTGGGGCTGGCCGTCTCGGTGTACTTCGGTGTCAGCGCCCTGGCGTCGGTCCCCTCCGGCCGCCTCGTCGAGCGGTACGGCGCGGCCGTGGTCGGCCGCGCCGGCATCCTGCTGGCCGCCGGCTGCCTGCTCGCCATCGCGGTGCTCGCCCGCTCGTACCCGACGCTGCTGGTCCTGCTGGGGTTGAGCGCCGCCGCCAACGCGCTCGGCCAGCTCGCCAGCAACGCCGCGCTGGCCCGGCACGTGCCGGCCCGCCGGCAGGGCCTCTCCTTCGGGGTGAAGCAGGCGGCGATCCCGGCCTCCACGCTGCTCGCCGGCGCGGCCGTACCCACCATCGCGCTCACCGCCGGCTGGCGCTGGGCGTTCGCGGCGGCCGCCGTCGCCGCCCTGGCCGCCCTGCCCGCCGTACCCCCGGCGCAGGCCCGACCGGCGGCACGGGCCGCCGGGACGCGCGGCGGCCGGGCCACCGCGGCCCTGGTGGTCGTCGGGGTGGCCGCGACGCTCGCCGCGGCGGCGGCGAACGCCCTGGGCACCTTCCTGGTCGACTCCGCGGCGGCCCGGGGCCTCGCGCCCGGCCTGGCCGGGCTCACCCTCACCCTGGGCAGCGCGGTCTGCGTGACCGCCCGGGTCGCCGGGGGCTGGCTGGCCGACCGGCGGGCCGAGGGGCACGTCTCGGTGATCGCCGGGATGCTGGTGGTCGGGGCCGTGGGGCTGGGCCTGCTCGCGATGACCGGCGCGGTGCCGCTGGTGGCGGGCGTGGTGCTCGGCTTCGGACTGGGCTGGGCCTGGCCGGGGCTGATGAACTTCGCCGTGGTGAAGCTGCACCCGCAGGCGCCCGCCGCCGCCACCTCGATCACCCAGACCGGGGTGTACGCGGGCGGCTGCCTCGGTCCGCTGGGCCTCGGCGCCACCGCCGCCGCCGTCGGTTACCCGGTGATGTGGCTGACCGCCGCCGTGGCGATGCTGGCCGCCGCCGCGCTCATGCTGCTCGGCAGCCGGATGCTCACCGCGCAGGGCTGA
- a CDS encoding polyprenyl synthetase family protein yields MVDGVVIPAGEGSGVVGSGGRRSRAGTSQIGALGVYLADPRVEASVLGLLDSVEADLRASVASADPFVTEAARHLVEAGGKRFRPMLVALGAQFGDPGAAQVVPAAVVMELTHLATLYHDDVMDEAAVRRGAPSANSRWTNSVAILVGDYLFARAADIAADLGPEAVRLQARTFARLVHGQIAETVGPRAGEDPVAHYLNVIAEKTGSLIATSARFGGMFGGASAAHTEALAGYGETIGVAFQLSDDLLDIASESVQSGKTPGTDLREGVPTLPVLYARASDDSDAASVRLREILATGPLVDDALHAEALGLLRESPALKRARETVRSYAEDARAQLAPLPQGPARRALESLCDHIADRTS; encoded by the coding sequence ATGGTTGATGGCGTGGTGATTCCGGCTGGCGAGGGTTCAGGCGTCGTCGGCTCCGGCGGTCGTCGGAGCCGGGCGGGCACGAGTCAGATCGGCGCGCTCGGCGTCTACCTCGCCGATCCGCGCGTCGAGGCCTCCGTGCTGGGTCTGCTCGACTCCGTCGAGGCCGACCTGCGGGCCAGCGTGGCCAGCGCCGACCCGTTCGTCACCGAGGCCGCGCGGCACCTGGTGGAGGCCGGCGGCAAGCGGTTCCGGCCGATGCTGGTGGCGCTGGGCGCCCAGTTCGGTGACCCGGGCGCCGCGCAGGTCGTCCCGGCGGCGGTGGTGATGGAGCTCACCCACCTGGCGACGCTCTACCACGACGACGTGATGGACGAGGCGGCCGTGCGGCGGGGCGCGCCGAGCGCCAACTCCCGCTGGACGAACTCGGTGGCCATCCTGGTCGGCGACTACCTCTTCGCCCGGGCCGCGGACATCGCCGCCGACCTCGGCCCGGAGGCGGTCCGTCTCCAGGCGCGCACCTTCGCCCGCCTGGTCCACGGCCAGATCGCCGAGACCGTCGGCCCCCGGGCCGGCGAGGACCCGGTCGCGCACTACCTCAACGTGATCGCCGAGAAGACCGGCTCGCTGATCGCCACCTCGGCCCGCTTCGGCGGCATGTTCGGCGGTGCGAGCGCCGCGCACACCGAGGCCCTCGCCGGGTACGGCGAGACGATCGGGGTGGCGTTCCAGCTCTCCGACGACCTGCTCGACATCGCCAGCGAGTCGGTGCAGTCGGGCAAGACGCCCGGCACCGACCTGCGCGAGGGCGTACCGACCCTGCCGGTGCTCTACGCCCGGGCGTCGGACGACTCCGACGCGGCCTCGGTGCGGCTGCGCGAGATCCTGGCGACCGGTCCGCTGGTCGACGACGCGCTGCACGCCGAGGCCCTCGGCCTGCTCCGGGAGAGCCCGGCGCTGAAGCGGGCCCGGGAGACCGTCCGCAGCTACGCCGAGGACGCCCGGGCGCAGCTCGCCCCGCTGCCGCAGGGCCCGGCCCGCCGCGCCCTGGAATCCCTCTGCGACCACATCGCCGACCGCACCAGCTGA
- the nuoL gene encoding NADH-quinone oxidoreductase subunit L — translation MDEILTYAQAEPAGTVAYAEAGGLLSSVWLLVAIPLVSAAILLLLGRRADRWGHWLGVAAIGAAFVLGLSYFFQLRGLENKSVELSLWDFITVGDLRVDFGLLFDPLAAVFVLLITGVGFLIHLYAVEYMAHDEGRRRFFGYFNLFVAAMLLLVLGNNYVMLYFGWEGVGLASYLLISFWYGRPSAATAGKKAFLMNRVGDAGLAIGIFIMFATLGTTQYDEVFTGVGALTSGTVLVLGLLLLLGAAGKSGQFPLQAWLPDAMEGPTPVSALIHAATMVTAGVYLIARSNPVFSANSTLQLVVVSVGAITLLMGCLIGAAKDDIKRVLAWSTVSQIGYMFLGVGLGGAAYALAIVHLLAHGFFKANMFLGAGSVMHGMNDQVDIRRFGGLSKYMKVTWLTFMMGWLAIIGMFPFSGFFSKEPIIVAAFEREGWTAWLFGGAALLGAGLTAFYMTRLFVLTFHGPKRWTEDIEHPHESPKLMTIPLILLAIGSVGAGFLLATSVPDWLTATAGLGEQEEGHHAVLSHTVITVLSLLVTVLGAGLAWMLFRNGTATAPQPAGVLVTAARRNLYTDAFNEAVFEKPGIFLTRALVFLDNRGVDGLVNGLAAAVGGGSGRLRRLQTGFVRSYATSILTGALLVVAAFLAVQAGWLA, via the coding sequence GTGGATGAGATCCTGACGTACGCCCAGGCCGAGCCGGCCGGCACCGTCGCCTACGCGGAAGCCGGAGGTCTGCTGAGCAGCGTCTGGCTGCTGGTGGCGATCCCGCTGGTCAGCGCGGCGATCCTGCTGCTGCTCGGCCGGCGGGCCGACCGCTGGGGGCACTGGCTCGGGGTGGCCGCCATCGGCGCCGCGTTCGTGCTCGGGCTGAGCTACTTCTTCCAGCTGCGCGGCCTGGAGAACAAGTCCGTCGAGCTGAGCCTCTGGGACTTCATCACGGTCGGCGACCTGCGGGTGGACTTCGGTCTGCTCTTCGACCCGCTGGCCGCGGTCTTCGTCCTGCTGATCACCGGGGTGGGTTTCCTGATCCACCTCTACGCGGTCGAGTACATGGCGCACGACGAGGGCCGGCGACGGTTCTTCGGGTACTTCAACCTCTTCGTCGCCGCGATGCTGCTGCTGGTGCTCGGCAACAACTACGTGATGCTCTACTTCGGCTGGGAGGGCGTCGGTCTGGCGTCGTACCTGCTGATCTCCTTCTGGTACGGGCGGCCGAGCGCGGCCACCGCCGGCAAGAAGGCGTTCCTGATGAACCGGGTCGGCGACGCCGGCCTGGCGATCGGCATCTTCATCATGTTCGCCACCCTCGGCACCACCCAGTACGACGAGGTCTTCACCGGCGTCGGCGCGCTGACCAGCGGCACCGTGCTGGTGCTGGGCCTGCTCCTGCTGCTCGGCGCGGCCGGCAAGTCCGGCCAGTTCCCGCTCCAGGCGTGGCTGCCGGACGCGATGGAGGGCCCGACCCCGGTGTCGGCGCTCATCCACGCCGCCACCATGGTGACCGCGGGCGTCTACCTGATCGCCCGCTCGAACCCGGTCTTCTCGGCCAACTCCACCCTCCAGCTCGTGGTGGTCAGCGTCGGCGCGATCACGCTGCTGATGGGCTGCCTCATCGGTGCGGCCAAGGACGACATCAAGCGGGTGCTGGCCTGGTCGACGGTGAGCCAGATCGGCTACATGTTCCTCGGCGTCGGCCTGGGCGGCGCGGCGTACGCGCTGGCGATCGTGCACCTGCTGGCGCACGGCTTCTTCAAGGCCAACATGTTCCTCGGCGCCGGCTCGGTCATGCACGGCATGAACGACCAGGTCGACATCCGCCGTTTCGGCGGGCTGTCGAAGTACATGAAGGTCACCTGGCTGACCTTCATGATGGGGTGGCTCGCCATCATCGGCATGTTCCCCTTCTCCGGCTTCTTCTCCAAGGAGCCGATCATCGTGGCGGCGTTCGAGCGGGAGGGCTGGACGGCCTGGCTGTTCGGCGGCGCGGCGCTGCTCGGCGCGGGGCTGACCGCCTTCTACATGACCCGTCTCTTCGTGCTCACCTTCCACGGCCCGAAGCGCTGGACCGAGGACATCGAGCACCCGCACGAGTCGCCGAAGCTGATGACCATCCCGCTGATCCTGCTGGCGATCGGCTCGGTCGGCGCCGGCTTCCTGCTGGCCACCTCCGTGCCGGACTGGCTGACCGCCACCGCCGGACTGGGTGAGCAGGAGGAGGGCCACCACGCGGTGCTGTCGCACACCGTCATCACCGTGCTCTCGCTGCTGGTCACCGTGCTCGGTGCCGGGCTCGCCTGGATGCTGTTCCGCAACGGCACGGCCACCGCGCCGCAGCCGGCGGGCGTGCTGGTCACCGCCGCCCGGCGCAACCTCTACACCGACGCCTTCAACGAGGCGGTCTTCGAGAAGCCGGGCATCTTCCTCACCCGGGCGCTGGTCTTCCTCGACAACCGGGGCGTCGACGGTCTGGTCAACGGCCTGGCCGCGGCGGTGGGTGGCGGCTCCGGCCGGCTCCGGCGGCTGCAGACCGGCTTCGTCCGGTCGTACGCGACGTCCATCCTCACCGGCGCGCTGCTCGTGGTGGCCGCGTTCCTGGCCGTCCAGGCGGGGTGGTTGGCGTGA
- the nuoN gene encoding NADH-quinone oxidoreductase subunit NuoN gives MTELKLPSIDYAALAPILIMLGAALLGVLVEAFVPRRNRHLAQLSLALAAVLAALVMVVLNAGDRLITIGGAIAIDGPALFLQGAILVLAAMSLLLIGERSVERGGAFVAQAAVTAESADDRRQAEGTNGATEVYPLTTFAIGGMLIFVAANDLLTMFIALEVFSLPLYLLCALARRRRLLSQEAAMKYFLLGAYASAFFLFGVALVYGFTAGIPGRAAGVDFATVHAAVKESPASEVLLFAGMALLAIGLLFKAAAAPFHVWTPDVYQGAPTPVTSFMAACTKVAAFGALLRVFHVAFADAAWDFTPVLGAVAVLTMLVGAVLAVTQTDIKRLLAYSSIANAGYLLVGVLAPSGAGISGTMFYLAAYGFSVLAAFAVVTLVRDADGEATHLSRWAGLGRRSPFYAGIFTFILLAFAGIPLTSGFTSKFAVFGPALEAGHAWLVVAGVLTSMVLAFPYLRVVVMMWLSEPGESTPTVTVPGGLTATALMIGVVATLVLGVVPAPLLDLATDAAAFVR, from the coding sequence GTGACCGAGCTGAAACTGCCGTCGATCGACTACGCGGCGCTCGCTCCGATCCTGATCATGCTGGGCGCCGCCCTGCTCGGCGTGCTGGTGGAGGCCTTCGTGCCGCGCCGCAACCGGCACCTGGCGCAGCTGTCGCTCGCCCTGGCGGCGGTGCTGGCCGCGCTGGTGATGGTGGTGCTCAACGCGGGCGACCGGCTGATCACCATCGGCGGGGCGATCGCCATCGACGGTCCGGCGCTCTTCCTCCAGGGCGCGATCCTGGTGCTCGCCGCGATGTCGCTGCTGCTGATCGGTGAGCGTTCGGTGGAGCGGGGCGGGGCGTTCGTCGCCCAGGCCGCGGTCACCGCCGAGTCGGCCGACGACCGGCGGCAGGCCGAGGGGACCAACGGGGCCACCGAGGTGTACCCGCTGACCACCTTCGCCATCGGCGGCATGCTGATCTTCGTGGCGGCGAACGACCTGCTGACCATGTTCATCGCGCTGGAGGTCTTCTCCCTGCCGCTCTACCTGCTCTGCGCGCTGGCCCGTCGCCGGCGGCTGCTGAGCCAGGAGGCGGCGATGAAGTACTTCCTGCTCGGCGCGTACGCCTCGGCGTTCTTCCTGTTCGGTGTGGCGCTGGTCTACGGCTTCACCGCCGGGATCCCGGGCCGGGCAGCCGGTGTCGACTTCGCCACCGTGCACGCCGCCGTCAAGGAGTCGCCGGCCAGTGAGGTGCTGCTCTTCGCCGGCATGGCGCTGCTCGCCATCGGCCTGCTCTTCAAGGCCGCCGCGGCGCCGTTCCACGTGTGGACGCCGGACGTCTACCAGGGCGCCCCGACGCCGGTCACCAGCTTCATGGCGGCCTGCACCAAGGTCGCCGCCTTCGGCGCCCTGCTGCGGGTCTTCCACGTGGCGTTCGCCGACGCGGCCTGGGACTTCACCCCGGTCCTCGGCGCGGTGGCGGTGCTCACCATGCTGGTCGGCGCGGTGCTGGCGGTCACCCAGACCGACATCAAGCGGCTGCTGGCGTACTCCTCGATCGCCAACGCCGGCTACCTGCTGGTCGGTGTGCTCGCCCCGAGCGGCGCGGGCATCTCCGGCACGATGTTCTACCTGGCCGCGTACGGCTTCTCGGTGCTGGCCGCGTTCGCCGTGGTGACCCTGGTGCGCGACGCGGACGGGGAGGCCACCCACCTGTCCCGCTGGGCCGGGCTGGGCCGCCGCTCGCCGTTCTACGCCGGCATCTTCACCTTCATCCTGCTGGCCTTCGCCGGCATCCCGCTGACCAGTGGCTTCACCAGCAAGTTCGCGGTCTTCGGCCCGGCGCTGGAGGCCGGCCACGCCTGGCTGGTGGTGGCGGGCGTGCTGACCAGCATGGTGCTGGCCTTCCCGTACCTGCGGGTCGTGGTGATGATGTGGCTCTCCGAGCCGGGCGAGAGCACCCCGACGGTCACCGTGCCGGGTGGCCTGACCGCCACCGCGCTGATGATCGGCGTGGTGGCCACCCTGGTCCTCGGCGTGGTCCCGGCCCCGCTGCTCGACCTGGCGACGGACGCCGCGGCGTTCGTCAGATGA
- a CDS encoding NADH-quinone oxidoreductase subunit M codes for MSDFPFLSVLTVAPLVGALVVAFLPRRRPELAKQVAFAWSLLVLVLSVVMWVSFQVDGDRLQFRESYPWIPTWGVNFTFAADGIALVMLMLIAVLVPLVILASWHDAESSKRSVPVYFALLLILESTMIGVFAAADVFLFYVFFEVMLVPMYFLIGSYGGHQRQYAAVKFFLYSLVGGLFMLAAVIGLWVVGGKTFDWQTLTQVDISTGTERWLFLGFFLAFAIKAPFFPFHTWLPDAGGAAPAGAAALLVGVLDKVGTFGILRYCLPLFPEASKWFAPWALALGLIGIIYAALLAVGQSDLKRLVSYTSIAHFGFIGVGIFAFTTQAGTGAVLYMLNHGLATGLLFLVVGMLIARRGSALIKDFGGAGKLVPLLAGVLFFAGLASLALPGTAPFVSEFLVLIGTFTVNKPVAVIATLGIILAAAYVLWMIQRTTQGTLNPELTEIEPMRRDLSLREKVVVAPLIALIVLLGFYPKPVTDVINPAVQATMQDVGKTDPAPEVGSVQEAAK; via the coding sequence ATGTCCGACTTCCCGTTCCTCTCGGTGCTCACCGTGGCGCCGCTGGTCGGCGCCCTGGTCGTGGCCTTCCTGCCACGGCGGCGGCCCGAGCTGGCCAAGCAGGTGGCCTTCGCGTGGTCGCTGCTGGTGCTGGTGCTCTCCGTGGTCATGTGGGTCTCGTTCCAGGTCGACGGCGACCGGCTCCAGTTCCGTGAGTCGTACCCGTGGATCCCGACCTGGGGCGTCAACTTCACCTTCGCCGCCGACGGCATCGCGCTGGTCATGCTGATGCTGATCGCGGTGCTGGTGCCGCTGGTGATCCTGGCGTCCTGGCACGACGCCGAGTCGTCGAAGCGGTCCGTGCCGGTCTACTTCGCCCTGCTGCTCATCCTCGAGAGCACGATGATCGGCGTCTTCGCCGCCGCCGACGTCTTCCTGTTCTACGTGTTCTTCGAGGTCATGCTGGTGCCGATGTACTTCCTGATCGGCAGCTACGGCGGCCACCAGCGGCAGTACGCGGCGGTGAAGTTCTTCCTCTACTCGCTCGTCGGCGGTCTGTTCATGCTCGCCGCGGTGATCGGCCTCTGGGTGGTCGGCGGGAAGACCTTCGACTGGCAGACGCTGACCCAGGTGGACATCTCCACCGGCACCGAGCGTTGGCTGTTCCTCGGCTTCTTCCTCGCCTTCGCCATCAAGGCGCCGTTCTTCCCGTTCCACACCTGGCTGCCGGACGCCGGTGGCGCCGCCCCGGCGGGCGCCGCCGCGCTGCTGGTCGGCGTGCTGGACAAGGTCGGCACCTTCGGCATCCTGCGGTACTGCCTGCCGCTGTTCCCCGAGGCGTCGAAGTGGTTCGCCCCGTGGGCGCTGGCGTTGGGCCTGATCGGCATCATCTACGCGGCGCTGCTCGCGGTCGGCCAGTCCGACCTGAAGCGGCTGGTGTCGTACACCTCGATCGCGCACTTCGGCTTCATCGGGGTCGGCATCTTCGCCTTCACCACCCAGGCCGGCACCGGCGCGGTGCTCTACATGCTCAACCACGGGCTCGCCACCGGCCTGCTCTTCCTGGTCGTGGGCATGCTGATCGCCCGCCGCGGCTCGGCGCTGATCAAGGACTTCGGCGGCGCGGGCAAGCTGGTGCCGCTCCTGGCCGGCGTGCTCTTCTTCGCCGGTCTGGCCTCGCTGGCGCTGCCCGGCACCGCGCCCTTCGTCTCCGAGTTCCTGGTGCTCATCGGCACCTTCACGGTGAACAAGCCGGTCGCGGTGATCGCCACGCTCGGCATCATCCTGGCCGCCGCGTACGTGCTGTGGATGATCCAGCGGACCACGCAGGGCACGCTCAACCCGGAGCTGACCGAGATCGAGCCCATGCGCCGGGACCTCAGCCTGCGCGAGAAGGTCGTGGTCGCCCCGCTGATCGCCCTGATCGTGCTGCTCGGCTTCTACCCGAAGCCGGTCACCGATGTCATCAACCCCGCCGTCCAGGCGACCATGCAGGACGTCGGCAAGACCGATCCCGCCCCTGAGGTCGGCAGCGTCCAGGAGGCTGCGAAGTGA
- a CDS encoding sigma-70 family RNA polymerase sigma factor, translating to MLRALHDEHAEALYAHALRLVNGDRTRAEDLVQETLLRAWRHPESLDPRRGSVRAWLFTTARNLAIDAWRRRSTRVGEVFTDDLPEPPEAVDEAERAVEAWTVAEALNRLSPTHREVLVECFYQGRSVAEAAARLGVPPGTVKSRTHYALRSLRLVLAEMGVTG from the coding sequence CTGCTGCGCGCCCTGCACGACGAGCACGCGGAGGCGCTGTACGCGCACGCGCTCCGGCTGGTCAACGGCGATCGGACGCGGGCGGAGGACCTGGTGCAGGAGACCCTGCTGCGGGCCTGGCGCCATCCCGAGTCGCTCGACCCGCGACGCGGATCGGTGCGCGCCTGGCTGTTCACCACCGCCCGGAACCTGGCGATCGACGCCTGGCGGCGCCGGTCCACCCGGGTCGGCGAGGTGTTCACCGATGACCTGCCCGAGCCGCCGGAGGCGGTCGACGAAGCGGAGCGCGCGGTGGAGGCGTGGACCGTGGCCGAGGCGCTGAACCGGCTCAGCCCGACCCATCGGGAGGTGCTGGTCGAGTGCTTCTACCAGGGCCGATCGGTGGCCGAGGCGGCTGCCCGGCTGGGCGTGCCGCCGGGGACGGTCAAGTCGCGCACCCACTACGCGCTGCGCTCACTACGGTTGGTCCTGGCCGAGATGGGGGTGACCGGATGA
- a CDS encoding PhoX family protein, translating into MSDRPRLLPLLGTTTRHGSRDAMTCLYRCGNACDHPVPNTSDNAYFGDVVSAEVSRRGVVRAGAVGALVLGFGGAAAGALAGAAPAAAAPAAPVPPEAAGFGRPRPGAGSGALTFRPIPPNQLDTLVVPNGYDHAVVIRWGDPVVPGAPAFDLRGQTAAAQSKQFGYNNDFVGVLPLDRGGRRALLVVNHEYTNEDLMFPGFTTMDALTVEQLRVAMAAHGMSVVELERVDGTGQWRPVANGRRPYNRRVTALATKFELTGPAAGSAWLRTAADPKGRTVVGTLNNCAGGVTPWGTVLSGEENFNQYFVGGDAAPEELKPKLARYGITTTARYPGGSRKWERADERFDLAKHPNEAHRFGWIVEIDPYDPESRPRKHTALGRFKHEGANVIVARNGHVVAYMGDDERFDYLYKFVSDKKFLPGDSWVARRHNLTLLESGTLYVAKIEQTSAAEIDGSGKLPADGAFDGRGRWIKLVSGNRSYVDGMTAADVLTFTRLAGDKVGATKMDRPEDVEPSLLTGKVYVALTNNTDRGKPGKAPADEANPRNLNKHGQVLELVEDRGDNTAETFAWSLPIVAGDPTDPSTYFAGYDKTKVSPISCPDNVAFDATGNLWISTDGNALGSNDGLFATAVEGPERGHLKQFLTVPLGAEACGPFITGDSRSVFVAVQHPGEVTGATVDNPVSTWPDGDYAKPGVVVTWRLDGGPIGS; encoded by the coding sequence ATGAGCGACCGACCCCGGCTGCTCCCGTTGCTGGGCACCACCACCCGCCACGGCAGCCGTGATGCGATGACCTGTCTGTACCGGTGCGGCAACGCCTGCGACCACCCGGTCCCCAACACCTCCGACAACGCGTACTTCGGCGACGTGGTCTCCGCCGAGGTCAGCCGGCGCGGTGTGGTCCGGGCCGGCGCGGTCGGCGCGCTGGTGCTCGGCTTCGGCGGCGCGGCGGCCGGCGCGCTGGCCGGCGCGGCCCCGGCCGCCGCCGCGCCCGCCGCCCCGGTGCCGCCGGAGGCGGCCGGCTTCGGCCGGCCACGGCCGGGCGCCGGCAGCGGCGCGCTGACCTTCAGGCCGATCCCGCCGAACCAGCTCGACACCCTGGTCGTCCCCAACGGGTACGACCACGCGGTGGTCATCCGCTGGGGCGACCCGGTCGTCCCCGGCGCGCCGGCGTTCGACCTGCGCGGGCAGACCGCCGCCGCGCAGTCGAAGCAGTTCGGCTACAACAACGACTTCGTCGGGGTGCTGCCGCTGGACCGGGGCGGCCGGCGGGCGCTGCTCGTGGTCAACCACGAGTACACCAACGAGGACCTGATGTTCCCCGGCTTCACCACGATGGACGCGCTCACCGTGGAGCAGCTGCGGGTGGCCATGGCCGCGCACGGCATGTCCGTGGTGGAGCTGGAGCGGGTCGACGGCACCGGGCAGTGGCGTCCGGTAGCCAACGGCCGACGGCCGTACAACCGGCGGGTGACCGCGCTGGCCACGAAGTTCGAGCTGACCGGCCCGGCCGCCGGCTCGGCCTGGCTGCGTACGGCCGCCGACCCGAAGGGCCGTACCGTCGTCGGCACGCTGAACAACTGCGCCGGCGGGGTCACCCCGTGGGGCACCGTGCTCTCCGGTGAGGAGAACTTCAACCAGTACTTCGTCGGCGGCGACGCCGCGCCGGAGGAGCTGAAGCCGAAGCTGGCCCGGTACGGCATCACCACCACCGCGCGGTACCCGGGCGGCAGCCGGAAGTGGGAGCGGGCCGACGAGCGCTTCGACCTGGCGAAGCACCCCAACGAGGCGCACCGGTTCGGCTGGATCGTGGAGATCGACCCGTACGACCCGGAGAGCCGGCCGCGCAAGCACACCGCGCTGGGCCGGTTCAAGCACGAGGGCGCCAACGTCATCGTGGCGCGCAACGGGCACGTGGTCGCGTACATGGGCGACGACGAGCGCTTCGACTACCTGTACAAGTTCGTCTCCGACAAGAAGTTCCTGCCGGGCGACTCGTGGGTGGCGCGCAGGCACAACCTGACCCTGCTGGAGTCGGGCACCCTCTACGTGGCGAAGATCGAGCAGACCAGCGCCGCCGAGATCGACGGCTCCGGCAAGCTCCCGGCCGACGGGGCGTTCGACGGCCGGGGCCGCTGGATCAAGCTGGTCAGCGGCAACCGCTCGTACGTCGACGGAATGACCGCCGCCGACGTGCTGACCTTCACCCGGCTCGCCGGCGACAAGGTCGGCGCGACCAAGATGGACCGGCCGGAGGACGTCGAGCCGAGCCTGCTCACCGGCAAGGTGTACGTGGCGCTGACCAACAACACCGACCGCGGCAAGCCCGGGAAGGCCCCGGCGGACGAGGCCAACCCGCGCAACCTCAACAAGCACGGGCAGGTCCTGGAACTGGTGGAGGACCGGGGCGACAACACGGCGGAGACCTTCGCCTGGTCGTTGCCGATCGTCGCCGGCGACCCCACCGACCCGTCGACCTACTTCGCCGGGTACGACAAGACCAAGGTCTCGCCGATCTCCTGCCCGGACAACGTCGCCTTCGACGCCACCGGCAACCTCTGGATCTCCACCGACGGCAACGCGCTGGGCAGCAACGACGGCCTCTTCGCCACCGCCGTCGAAGGGCCGGAGCGCGGCCACCTCAAGCAGTTCCTCACCGTGCCGCTCGGCGCGGAGGCCTGCGGTCCGTTCATCACCGGCGACAGCCGCTCGGTCTTCGTGGCGGTGCAGCACCCCGGCGAGGTCACCGGGGCGACGGTGGACAACCCGGTGTCGACCTGGCCGGACGGCGACTACGCCAAGCCGGGCGTGGTGGTCACCTGGCGCCTGGACGGCGGCCCGATCGGCAGCTGA
- a CDS encoding IclR family transcriptional regulator: protein MRDPLAEPSDLIRSVSRALRVLESVGRAPKGLTVKQIARRCELTVATTYHLVRTLAYEGYVIRREDGTYIVGLEVADRYRELVTAFRGPPAVGETLRRAAADTGWSHYLGRFVGGQVAVTAVAEGPRSPYLEDLVPGFDEGAHATALGKSLLATLTAEQRFRYLREYGMRPFTAATLTTAEAFEADLAAGDRRGMQLELGQFRQGVACAAVLVTPDKDIERRVVLACALPASEMMTSARVVRAKLLTVARSVADGIATES from the coding sequence GTGCGCGACCCCCTGGCGGAGCCTTCGGACCTGATCCGGAGCGTCTCCCGCGCGCTACGCGTGCTCGAGTCGGTCGGTCGTGCCCCGAAGGGCCTGACCGTCAAGCAGATCGCCCGGCGGTGCGAGTTGACCGTCGCCACCACGTACCACCTGGTCCGGACCCTGGCGTACGAGGGCTACGTGATCCGCCGGGAGGACGGCACGTACATCGTGGGGCTGGAGGTGGCCGACCGGTACCGCGAACTGGTGACCGCGTTCCGGGGCCCGCCCGCGGTCGGTGAGACACTGCGCCGGGCCGCCGCCGACACCGGCTGGAGCCACTACCTCGGCCGCTTCGTGGGCGGCCAGGTGGCCGTCACGGCGGTCGCCGAGGGGCCGCGCTCGCCGTACCTGGAGGACCTGGTCCCCGGCTTCGACGAGGGGGCGCACGCGACCGCCCTCGGCAAGAGCCTGCTCGCCACCCTCACCGCCGAGCAGCGCTTCCGCTACCTGCGCGAGTACGGCATGCGCCCGTTCACCGCGGCCACCCTGACCACCGCCGAGGCGTTCGAGGCGGACCTGGCCGCCGGGGACCGACGCGGCATGCAGCTGGAGCTGGGGCAGTTCCGGCAGGGGGTGGCCTGCGCGGCGGTGCTGGTGACCCCGGACAAGGACATCGAGCGTCGGGTGGTGCTGGCCTGCGCGCTGCCGGCCAGCGAGATGATGACCTCCGCCCGGGTGGTCCGGGCCAAGCTGCTGACGGTCGCCCGGTCCGTCGCCGACGGCATCGCCACGGAGAGCTGA